A genomic segment from Aspergillus puulaauensis MK2 DNA, chromosome 1, nearly complete sequence encodes:
- a CDS encoding mitochondrial 54S ribosomal protein mL38 (BUSCO:EOG09262U7S;~COG:J;~EggNog:ENOG410PMCR;~InterPro:IPR036610,IPR008914,IPR035810;~PFAM:PF01161): protein MAHCERASRPLIQCLQRSSMRGLSGLQLQTTRAFQTTVVAQEEAQTEAASQPFYKSPDPSLVSSPRLERRLMRQGILPVGSRRRRAALQGASSVPIEQLPYQCFQEARKVLLSDREQKLEEITATSEKIAKIQALPAEERAKNSTHSRIRALEIHLEKLKVLADINDPLVKKKFEDGQGDMSKPIYRYLADQKWREYRRKIIIQRITQMKVIPDVLPHCDPAVDTKLYFNRKAVQPGEFVNSLVSTSAPKLDVQVFDGEEKLVTIAVVDSDVPNVEEDSFDYKMHYLAVNIPISAINTKVDLSQLSTESQLVMPWLPPVAQKGSPYHRLSLFILEQKNNKPLDFAAVKAKETSRDNTLLRTLQARYHLKPIGAHLFRTLWDEDTAEVMKQIGFPEAEMELRRKRSEALPYKRRNPSTFR, encoded by the exons ATGGCCCATTGCGAGCGGGCCTCTCGGCCTCTCATTCAATGCCTTCAGAGGTCCTCAATGAGGGGCCTCTCTGGCCTCCAGCTGCAGACGACGCGCGCTTTCCAGACTACGGTAGTCGCCCAGGAGGAAGCCCAGACCGAAGCCGCGAGCCAACCGTTTTATAAATCGCCCGATCCATCACTTGTGTCAAGTCCCCGGTTAGAGCGAAGATTGATGCGACAGGGTATCTTGCCGGTCGGATCTCGTCGACGTCGTGCCGCGCTGCAGGGTGCGTCCAGCGTGCCTATCGAACAGCTTCCCTACCAATGTTTCCAGGAAGCACGCAAGGTCCTACTTTCGGATCGAGaacagaagctggaggaaattACCGCTACTAGTGAGAAGATTGCGAAGATCCAGGCTCTGCCGGCAGAGGAGCGAGCGAAGAACTCTACCCACTCCCGGATCCGCGCGTTGGAGATACAccttgagaagctcaaggttCTCGCTGATATCAACGATCCtttggtgaagaagaagtttgAAGATGGACAAG GTGACATGAGCAAACCTATCTACCGCTACCTCGCCGATCAGAAATGGAGAGAGTACCGCCGCAAGATCATCATCCAACGAATTACGCAAATGAAAGTGATTCCCGACGTTCTTCCCCATTGCGACCCGGCTGTCGACACCAAGCTTTATTTCAACAGAAAGGCCGTGCAGCCTGGAGAATTTGTCAACTCTTTGGTCAGCACCAGCGCCCCTAAACTCGACGTGCAAGTGTTCGACGGTGAAGAGAAGCTGGTAACTATCGCTGTCGTCGATTCGGACGTTCCCAACGTCGAGGAGGACAGCTTCGATTACAAGATGCACTACCTTGCCGTCAACATCCCCATCTCGGCTATCAACACCAAGGTCGacctctcccagctctcgaCAGAGTCGCAGCTGGTCATGCCCTGGCTTCCCCCTGTTGCTCAGAAGGGCAGCCCCTACCACCGATTGTCGCTCTTCATCTTGGAGCAGAAAAACAACAAGCCTTTGGACTTTGCGGCCGTCAAGGCGAAGGAAACCAGCCGcgacaacaccctcctccgcaCATTACAAGCGCGGTATCACCTCAAGCCCATTGGAGCGCACCTGTTCCGAACTCTCTGGGATGAGGACACAGCGGAAGTCATGAAGCAGATTGGCTTCCCCGAAGCCGAAATGGAGCTCCGACGCAAGAGAAGCGAGGCTCTGCCTTACAAGAGAAGGAACCCCTCTACCTTCCGGTAA
- a CDS encoding putative mitochondrial inner membrane protease subunit 1 (COG:O;~EggNog:ENOG410PKYK;~InterPro:IPR036286,IPR019758,IPR019533,IPR000223;~MEROPS:MER0000597;~TransMembrane:1 (o20-39i);~go_component: GO:0016020 - membrane [Evidence IEA];~go_component: GO:0016021 - integral component of membrane [Evidence IEA];~go_function: GO:0004252 - serine-type endopeptidase activity [Evidence IEA];~go_function: GO:0008236 - serine-type peptidase activity [Evidence IEA];~go_process: GO:0006508 - proteolysis [Evidence IEA]), producing the protein MESVLRHLLRTTTPRSILRLTYYTAGIGTTAALFWENVMMFQLSEGPSMYPTFSPRGDYLLVSKMHKYGRAIEVGDVVRFYHPSFLGVNGAKRVIGLPGDFVCRDEALSTGVGGNGEMIRVPEGHVYVGGDNLPWSRDSRNYGPLPMGLINGKVIARIWPLSKIQWVENSLKPAQEAME; encoded by the exons ATGGAATCCGtcctccgccacctcctccgcaCCACAACTCCGCGCTCCATCCTCCGCTTAACCTACTACACAGCGGGAATCGGCACAACCGCCGCCCTATTCTGGGAGAATGTGATGATGTTCCAGCTCTCCGAGGGGCCCTCGATGTACCCGACTTTCTCGCCGCGCGGCGACTACCTCCTCGTCTCGAAGATGCATAAGTATGGTCGCGCGATTGAAGTCGGGGATGTGGTGCGCTTCTACCACCCGAGCTTTTTAGGTGTCAATGGCGCGAAGAGGGTTATTGGGCTACCTGGGGATTTTGTTTGTCGGGATGAGGCGCTTAGTACGGGGGTTGGGGGGAATGGGGAGATGATAAGG GTGCCGGAAGGACATGTTTACGTAGGTGGGGATAATCTGCCGTGGTCGAGGGATTCGAGGAATTATGGGCCGCTGCCGATGGGGTTGATCAATGGGAAGGTTATTGCGAGGATTTGGCCGCTGTCGAAGATACAGTGGGTGGAGAATTCGCTGAAGCCTGCTCAAGAGGCTATGGAGTGA
- the YML6 gene encoding mitochondrial 54S ribosomal protein uL4m (BUSCO:EOG09264NNY;~COG:J;~EggNog:ENOG410PNBG;~InterPro:IPR002136,IPR013005,IPR023574;~PFAM:PF00573;~go_component: GO:0005840 - ribosome [Evidence IEA];~go_function: GO:0003735 - structural constituent of ribosome [Evidence IEA];~go_process: GO:0006412 - translation [Evidence IEA]) — MAGNNVFSTFKWLSRSSRGLLSGAEATTQRCLSRSMATESPAASSEYLSREALQAKWAPKPVLATTYSFPTMEPVQFVEYPRDHLQMPLRKDILHRAVVYEGDMTRQGSASTKWRGDVHGSNRKLFAQKGTGRARAGDKKSPIRRGGGVAFGPHPRDFSSSLPQKIYDQAWRIALSYRYRRGQLIIIDNEIGVPEDATPHLIKEIFKVNRWGREFGRSTLITDKVHEQLFETVGEVNAHAKILDREDVDVKDLLETGRLIVEKTALDRILYHHSRDLRSQPAKATY, encoded by the exons ATGGCTGGGAACAACGTTTTCAGCACCTTCAAATGGCTGTCTCGCAGCTCAAGGGGTCTCCTTTCTGGCGCTGAGGCCACCACG CAACGTTGCCTTTCACGATCGATGGCCACGGAGTCACCGGCAGCCAGCAGTGAGTATCTTTCGAGAGAAGCCCTCCAGGCGAAGTGGGCTCCGAAGCCAGTCCTAGCGACAACCTACTCCTTCCCAACGATGGAACCCGTCCAATTCGTCGAATACCCCCGAGATCACCTCCAGATGCCTCTACGAAAAGACATCCTACATCGCGCAGTTGTATATGAAGGTGACATGACCCGACAAGGTTCTGCAAGCACCAAATGGAGAGGCGATGTGCACGGAAGCAATCGGAAGCTTTTCGCGCAGAAGGGAACTGGACGGGCGCGTGCTGGTGACAAGAAATCGCCAATCCGAcggggtggtggtgtcgcTTTTGGACCGCACCCGCGTGACTTTTCGTCTTCGCTTCCGCAGAAGATTTACGACCAGGCCTGGCGAATTGCACTTAGCTACCGGTACAGGCGAGGgcagctcatcatcatcgacaaTGAGATTGGAGTACCAGAAGACGCTACGCCGCACTTGATCAAGGAGATCTTCAAGGTCAACCGCTGGGGAAGGGAGTTTGGCCGGTCAACTTTGATCACAGATAAGGTACACGAGCAACTATTCGAAACGGTGGGCGAAGTCAACGCTCATGCGAAGATCCTGGACCGTGAAGATGTGGACGTGAAGGATTTGCTGGAGACTGGACGATTGATCGTGGAGAAAACGGCTTTGGATCGCATTCTGTACCATCACTCGCGGGATCTGAGGAGCCAGCCAGCGAAGGCTACGTATTAA
- a CDS encoding mitochondrial 37S ribosomal protein mS47 (BUSCO:EOG0926213Q;~COG:I;~EggNog:ENOG410PFPY;~InterPro:IPR029045,IPR032259,IPR018376;~PFAM:PF16113,PF00378;~go_function: GO:0003824 - catalytic activity [Evidence IEA];~go_function: GO:0003860 - 3-hydroxyisobutyryl-CoA hydrolase activity [Evidence IEA]) yields MPLRAKVTNPAFTATSKMSTDSSAKTPTQPAEEDDVLFNSLYGVRLVELNRPKKLNSLNGSMVNKILPRLKEWEKSQLANIVMLSGAGSKALCAGGDVAALALQNESGPKGQQASADFFQLEYKLDHVVANYSKPFISVMDGITMGGGVGLSVHAPFRIATERTLFAMPETTIGFFPDVGGSFFLPRLDGEVGTYLALTSARLSGVQALYAGVATHYLHSSVLGNLTTRLSELTFNDHDTHNERLRLVNSTMAEFSTGLPSIQEEPIQLAGDVRRAIDRCFGHDTVEEIMLALEQETECKKWAKETLETISSRSPTSLKVTLRQMRLGKEWSISETFQREAHVSAQFMRHPDFVEGVKARLMSKPPRQAAWKPATLAEVNQDQVDAFFNIPEGEQRMELLSNGDYKSYPHLIYGLPTENAIKQHVQDNPSTRGNIIEHFVKTWKNKEGVKEKVGEVLSRQTVKTDQGLRWRDDSA; encoded by the exons ATGCCCCTTCGCGCCAAGGTGACCAACCCAGCTTTCACGGCGACGTCCAAG ATGTCGACCGACTCAAGTGCAAAGACCCCTACACAGCCcgcggaagaggacgatgtcCTTTTCAATTCTCTATACGGAGTGCGACTGGTGGAGCTCAACAGGCCAAAGAAGCTCAACTCGTTGAACGGCTCGATGGTTAACAAGATTCTTCCTCGGCTCAAG GAATGGGAAAAATCTCAACTCGCCAATATCGTGATGCTCTCGGGAGCTGGCTCAAAGGCCCTATGTGCCGGCGGCGACGTTGCTGCTCTTGCGCTACAAAACGAGTCAGGCCCCAAAGGACAACAGGCGTCCGCcgacttcttccagctcgaATACAAGCTCGACCACGTCGTCGCAAACTACTCAAAACCTTTTATCTCTGTTATGGACGGCATCACAATGGGCGGAGGAGTCGGACTTAGTGTTCATGCGCCGTTCCGTATCGCTACCGAGCGCACCCTTTTCGCCATGCCCGAAACGACCATTGGTTTCTTCCCTGACGTGGGCGGCTCATTtttcctccctcgccttGATGGTGAGGTTGGCACATACTTGGCATTGACATCGGCGCGTCTGAGCGGTGTTCAGGCGCTGTACGCCGGCGTTGCCACACACTACCTCCACTCCAGTGTTTTGGGCAACCTGACGACTCGCCTATCAGAGCTAACCTTCAACGACCACGATACTCACAATGAGCGTTTGCGCCTCGTCAACAGCACAATGGCCGAATTCTCGACCGGTCTTCCTTCCATTCAGGAGGAGCCAATTCAGCTGGCTGGCGATGTGCGCCGCGCCATTGACCGATGCTTTGGCCATGACACAGTGGAAGAAATCATGCTGGCACTGGAACAGGAGACAGAGTGCAAGAAGTGGGCTAAGGAGACGCTAGAGACCATCTCATCTCGGTCGCCTACATCACTCAAGGTGACTCTGCGCCAGATGCGTCTAGGCAAGGAGTGGTCCATCTCTGAGACGTTCCAGCGTGAGGCTCACGTTTCTGCTCAGTTCATGCGCCACCCCGACTTCGTCGAGGGCGTCAAGGCGCGTCTGATGTCGAAGCCTCCTCGTCAAGCTGCTTGGAAACCTGCAACTCTGGCCGAGGTCAACCAGGATCAAGTCGacgccttcttcaacattcCGGAGGGCGAGCAGCGTATGGAGCTCCTGAGCAATGGTGACTACAAATCCTACCCACACTTGATCTACGGACTGCCTACGGAGAATGCGATCAAGCAACACGTGCAGGACAACCCGAGCACAAGGGGTAATATCATCGAGCACTTTGTGAAGACCTGGAAAAACAAGGAGGGCGTCAAGGAGAAGGTTGGCGAGGTTCTGTCGCGACAGACCGTTAAGACTGACCAGGGCCTGCGGTGGAGAGACGACAGTGCGTAA
- the GLO2 gene encoding cytoplasmic glyoxalase II (COG:T;~EggNog:ENOG410PJ9Y;~InterPro:IPR036866,IPR035680,IPR032282,IPR001279;~PFAM:PF16123,PF00753) has product MSFTRATRPFHKVLVRSINPSLPRPPSRAMHIQSLPMWTGKGNNYAYLVTDEPTKQSVIIDPANPPEVVPELEAQTKAGKINLTAIVNTHHHWDHSGGNNEVLKTFKVPIIGGKECQSVTRTPANGEVFKIGDRISVTALYTPCHTQDSICYFVQDGNDKAVFTGDTLFIGGCGRFFEGTAPEMHKALNETLAALPDDTRVYPGHEYTKGNVKFCLAVSQSEPIKKLQAFADANKQTQGKFTIGDEKLHNVFMRVTDPEIQKKTGKTNPVDVMAALREMKNAM; this is encoded by the exons ATGAGCTTCACACGCGCCACTCGACCATTCCACAAGGTCCTTGTTCGTTCCATAAACCCGTCATTGCCGCGACCGCCTTCTAGAGCCATGCATATCCAGTCGCTTCCTATGT GGACTGGGAAGGGCAATAACTATGCCTACCTGGTAACTGATGAACCGACGAAGCAGTCGGTCATTATTGACCCTGCTAATCCGCCAGA GGTTGTCCCAGAATTAGAGGCCCAAACCAAGGCCGGGAAGATCAATCTGACGGCTATTGTAAACACGCATCA CCACTGGGACCACTCAGGTGGCAACAACGAGGTGCTCAAGACCTTCAAAGTCCCCATCATTGGCGGCAAAGAATGCCAGTCTGTCACGAGAACCCCAGCCAACGGGGAGGTCTTCAAGATCGGAGACCGCATCTCCGTGACGGCCCTATACACCCCATGCCACACGCAAGATAGCATTTGCTACTTCGTGCAGGACGGGAATGACAAGGCTGTTTTTACCGGCGATACGCTTTTCATTGGTG GATGTGGTCGGTTCTTCGAGGGCACAGCGCCTGAGATGCATAAGGCGTTGAATGAGACGCTGGCTGCTCTTCCGGACGACACGAGGGTTTAT CCTGGACACGAGTACACCAAGGGCAACGTCAAGTTCTGCCTTGCGGTATCGCAGTCCGAGCCCATCAAGAAATTGCAGGCCTTCGCGGATGCCAACAAGCAGACCCAGGGCAAGTTCACGATTGGCGATGAGAAG CTTCATAACGTCTTCATGCGTGTCACT GACCCCGAAATCCAGAAGAAAACAGGCAAGACAAACCCCGTCGATGTCATGGCCGCTCTGCGCGAGATGAAGAATGCAATGTAA